DNA from Sorangium aterium:
CCACGCCGTCACCATGGCGCGCTCCCGTGACCTCACCGGCCCGTACGAGCTGCACCCCGAGACGTACATCCTGACCTCGCGCGCTCGCGCCGACGTCGCGCTGCAGCGCGCGGGCCACGCTGACCTTTGCGATACGCCGTCGGGCGACGTGTACATGGTCCACCTGTGCAGCCGTCCCATCCCGAACCGCGGGCGCTCGACGCTCGGCCGCGAGACGGCGATCCAAAGGATGGTCTGGTCGGACGACGGCTGGCTTCGCAAGGCCGATGGTGAAAATGTCCCGCGCGTCGAGGTCCCAGCCCCCGGCCTGCCCGCGCATCCCTTCCCCGCCCCGGCCGCGCGCGAGGACTTCGATTCACCGCAGCTGCCGATCGACTTCCAGTGGCTGCGCTCGCCCTACCCCGACGAGCTGTTCAGCCTCACCGCACGTCCCGGTCATCTCCGGCTCTACGGCCGCGAGACGCTCGGCAGCCTGTTCCGCCAGTCGCTCGTCGCACGTCGCCAGCAGGCGCACTGCTACACCGCGGTCACGTCGGTCGACTTCGCGCCCGAGCGTTATCAGCAGATGGCCGGGCTCATCTGTTACTACAACACGAGCAAGTTCCATTACCTGCACATCTCGCACGATGAGACGATCGGGCGCACTATCCGGATCATGTCGGCGATTCCGGATGGGGTCATGGCGGACGCCTTCACCGCGCCCGTCCCCATCCCGGGCACCGCGCCCGTGCACCTGCGCGCCGAGCTCGACCACGACCGGCTCTACTTCGCCTACAGCCTCGACGGTACGGACTGGAGCTGGTTCCCCGAGCACCTGGACGCCAGCATCCTCTCGGACGAGGCCTCCGCGCCCGGCCTTCCCAACTTCACCGGTGCGTTCGTCGGCATGGCGTGCCAGGACATGTCGGGTACCGCGCGCCCAGCCGATTTCGACTACTTCGAGTACCGCGAGCGCGAGTACCTGATCGACCCCAGGCGCTCGTAGCGTCACTTTCCCGGGAGGGAGGCGGGTAAGGAACCTCGTTTTTGACCGCGGGTCGCTGGATCTTGGGTCGTGGCGCCCGAGGGGGTCGACGACGAGCGCTTCGCCGAAGCGCGAGGCGCGATCGAGCTCGCGCTCGCTCGGCTGGGCTCTCTGCAGCCCGTCAGGGTCGTGAGCAGGCCGGGGCCTTCAAGGCTCCTTCTTCTTCTTCCACTTCTTCTTCTTGGGCGGCGGGAGCTTCGTCTTGTTCGGGTCCTTGGGCGCCCACGGGACGCGCGTGTCGATCGGCAGGATGTCCTCGTGCGGCAGGGCGCGCTCGCCCTCGCGCTTCACCGCGAACGACGCCGAGACCACGTTGAGCCTGTGCGCGCCGATATCGGACAGATCGCCCTTGGCGCGGAGCCCGACAGGGATGCAGAACCTCCTCTTTCGCTCTTCTTCATCCATGTCGCCCGCCGGCGGCGCCCCGTCGCCCGGGCCGCGCAGCTGGCCGAGCCGACTCGGGTCCTCCATCGCCTGCTGGAGCTGCTCGAGCACCTCCTCGGCGCACACGAGCTCAGGCTTGGGCTTCTTCTTGCTGCCGGACGGATACTGCACCTTGGACTGGACCTTGACCGTCACGGTCACCGGCTGCCGGTCAGGCCCCATCTGCAGCGCGCTCCCCGCGAGCGCGCCCTTGGCCCCGTCCACGATGCGATCCCACGTGGGGCCGTCTCCGGCCGACGCGCTCACCAGCCGGACGCCGAGGACCTGGCCGTCGGCGCCGAGCTTGACCTCGAAGGTCGCCCGCGCGTCGAGGGGCGCGGCCGAGGAGCGCACCATGTCCGCCAGGGTGCTCGCCACCGCGCCCGCGGCGGGGACGCTGATCCCGACGCTCTTGTCCTTGCCGTGCAGCGTCTCGTTCAGCACCGTGCCCGCGATCGCCGGATCCACAGGGCGAGCGCGCGGGGCGGCCGTCGGGGCGGCGCGCGGCGCGTCCGGGCCGGGAAGCACGCCGGGCACGGTCCAGAGGGGCGTCCCGAGCCCTGGCGCGAGCGCGATGCCCCCGCCCGCAGCGGGAGGTGCCCCGCCGTACTCGTCGCCGGGCGGCGCCGTCGCCGGGGCCGCCGGCGCCTGGGCGGCGGGCGCAGGGGCCTCGGCGGTGGGCGCGGGGGCGCCGGGAGCCTCGGCGGCGGGCGCACGGGCCTCGGCCGCAGGCCGGGCGGCGGCTTCGGCTGCGGGCGGCGCGCTCTCCGGAGGTGCGGCCTTCGGCTCTGCGGCCGGAGAGGCCGGCGCAGGCCTCGCGCGATCCACCGAGGCGTTCTTGGCCGCTGCGGCGCCTGGCGCGGGCGCCCGCGCCTTCTCGGCCGGAGGGGCCTTGCCGATCTCGCCGGCCTCCTCCGGCTCGCTCGCGACCGGCTCGCCCCCGGCCGGCGCCGCGGTTGCGGCCTGGGGAGCCGGTGGTTCCAGCTCGAAATCGATGCCATCCACGAGCGCGGACGGCTCGGCAGGGCCCTCGAGAGGCCGTTCCGGCGTCGGCGCGGCGAGGATCGCGGCGTGCGCCGCGACCGCCATGGCCAGGGCCACGGCATCGCGCCCCCGCAGGGAGATGCTCACCGCCTCCTCGTGCCAAGGCAAGCGCGCATTGACCAGGTCTAGCACGCCCCCCGGCGCGCGGACCGGCATCCCCCTTGGTCCCCCGCCCACCGGCGTGAAAAGCACGATCGCGGCGCAGCGATCGCGGCCATACCGCTCGGCCGCGGAGGCGGGGTGGCGAGGGGATTCTCCCACCTGCCGGAAGGATGGAACCGCCAAGTCGCCAGAAGACGCCAAAATTTTTTTTGTTTTTCTTGGCGTCTTCTGGCGACTTGGCGGTTCAAAAGACCCCACCTGCGGCCAGAGGTACACCACCGCCAGAGGCCGGTGTTTCGCTCCCGTCGTAGTCGCTGCGCTGTGAATCGCGTGCCGACGTGCGGTATCAGAGCACCGGCGTGCCCGGCGCGGCGTCCTCGACCGTGATGGTGCGGACTCGCCCCTCGACATCGGCGGTCAGCAGCATGCCTTCCGACACGAGCCCTTTGCCGAAGTCGCGCGGCGGCAGGTTGCAGATGACGACGACCCGCTTGCCCACCAGCTCTTCCGGGGCGTAGCTCGCCGCGATGCCCGAGATGATGCGCCGCGGAGCGCCGTCGCCGGTGTCGACGCGCAGATCGAGCAGCCGGTCCTTCTTCTTCACGCGCTCGGCGCTCGTGACCACGCCGATCCGGAGGTCCAGCCGGGCGAAATCGTCGAACGCCACGGGGCTCTTGCCCTGGCGCGCCGGCGGGGCAGCCACCTCGGCGCCGCCGCTCGCCGCGGGCGCGGCCTTCGCCTCCGGGGCCGCCTTCGACTCGGCCTTCGCGCCGGCCGTCGCGTCGGCCTTCGCCGGCTCGGCGTCCGGCCGCGGCGGGGCGAACCGGGCGAGCAGCTCGGCCTCTCTCTCCTTCTCGAGGCGCGGGAAGATGGGCGAGCCCCTGCGGAGCTTCTCGCCCGGCGCTCGCGCGGGGAGCGCCACCGGCCAGCGATCGCTGCCCGCCTCGAACGCGATCGGCGGCAGCCCGAGCTGCTCGCGCATCCTGCCCGCCACGACCGGCATCACGGGGGAGATCATCACGCTGATCGCCTCGAGCTGCTCGATCAAGGTCGCGATGATCGTCCCGAGGCGCGCCGGGTCCGTCTTCTTGGCCACCCACGGAGCGGCCTTGTCGATGTAGAGGTTCGCCGCGGCGATCACCGTCCAGATCGCGTCGAGCGCGCGCGTCGGCTGGTTCGCGTCGAACGCGGCCGCCGCGGCCGCCGCGGCCTGCCGCTGCGCGCCGGCGAGCTCCTCCTCGAGCGGGCCCGAGGCCCCCTTCGCGGGGACCTCCTCGGCGAACGGGAGCACGCGATTCAGCAGGTTGCCGAGCGAATTGCCGAGCTCCGAGCCATACCGCGACAGCACGTCCTGAAGGCCGAAATCGCCGTCCTGGCCAAACGAGATCGCGCGCATCAGGCAATACCGCACCACGTCGACCCCGACGGGCGGCGCGCTGGCCGCTGCATCCGGGCCGCCGGGCAGGGCCGCCGCGGCCGCCTCGGAGAGGGCGGCCGCCACCTCGACGGGGCTGATGGTGTTGCGGAGCGTCTTCGACATCTTCTGGCCGCTGTACGTGAGGAACCCGTGGGCGAAGACCTGGCGCGGCAGCTCCGCCTCGCCGTAGCCGGCCGAGAGCAGGAACGCAGGCCAGTAGACGGCGTGGAAGCGCAGGATGTCCTTGCCGACGAGGTGCACGTCCGCGGGCCAGAAGCGCGTGTTGTCCTCCGGCTCCCGGAGGGCGGTCATGTAGTTCGCCAGCGCGTCGAACCACACGTACATGACGTGCTTCGGGTCGTCGGGGACGGGGATGCCCCACTGGAACGTGGTGCGGGAGACCGACAGATCCTGGAGCCCCTCGCGCACGAAGCTCACCACCTCGTT
Protein-coding regions in this window:
- a CDS encoding glycoside hydrolase family 43 protein, whose translation is MPEPVIRNPILPGFNPDPSIVRVGDDYYVATSTFEWYPGVQIHHSRDLVHWRLLSRPLNRASQLNLLGDGDSCGVWAPCLTYADGLFWLIYTDVKRYGRTSVGGASGASMRDFHNYLVTSPTIDGEWSDPVHLNSSGFDPSLFHDDDGRKYLSNMLWDHRPGHDRFAGIVLQEYSHAERKLIGPVTNIFKGTPIGYTEGPHIYKRGGYYYLITAEGGTYQGHAVTMARSRDLTGPYELHPETYILTSRARADVALQRAGHADLCDTPSGDVYMVHLCSRPIPNRGRSTLGRETAIQRMVWSDDGWLRKADGENVPRVEVPAPGLPAHPFPAPAAREDFDSPQLPIDFQWLRSPYPDELFSLTARPGHLRLYGRETLGSLFRQSLVARRQQAHCYTAVTSVDFAPERYQQMAGLICYYNTSKFHYLHISHDETIGRTIRIMSAIPDGVMADAFTAPVPIPGTAPVHLRAELDHDRLYFAYSLDGTDWSWFPEHLDASILSDEASAPGLPNFTGAFVGMACQDMSGTARPADFDYFEYREREYLIDPRRS
- the metG gene encoding methionine--tRNA ligase, whose product is MASRFYVTTPIYYINDVPHLGTAYTTIAADVLCRYHRLRGHESRMLTGTDEHGLKIQRAAEARGLAPGAHADEIAAVFRDTWPKLGCAPDDFIRTSEPRHKKAVQELWSRIKARGDIYLGHYEGLYCVGCEAYYTEKDLEQPGNVCPLHKKPAESVKEESYFFRLSRYGDALLDYYKRNPTFVQPASRLNEVVSFVREGLQDLSVSRTTFQWGIPVPDDPKHVMYVWFDALANYMTALREPEDNTRFWPADVHLVGKDILRFHAVYWPAFLLSAGYGEAELPRQVFAHGFLTYSGQKMSKTLRNTISPVEVAAALSEAAAAALPGGPDAAASAPPVGVDVVRYCLMRAISFGQDGDFGLQDVLSRYGSELGNSLGNLLNRVLPFAEEVPAKGASGPLEEELAGAQRQAAAAAAAAFDANQPTRALDAIWTVIAAANLYIDKAAPWVAKKTDPARLGTIIATLIEQLEAISVMISPVMPVVAGRMREQLGLPPIAFEAGSDRWPVALPARAPGEKLRRGSPIFPRLEKEREAELLARFAPPRPDAEPAKADATAGAKAESKAAPEAKAAPAASGGAEVAAPPARQGKSPVAFDDFARLDLRIGVVTSAERVKKKDRLLDLRVDTGDGAPRRIISGIAASYAPEELVGKRVVVICNLPPRDFGKGLVSEGMLLTADVEGRVRTITVEDAAPGTPVL